One genomic window of Halovivax cerinus includes the following:
- a CDS encoding acetylglutamate/acetylaminoadipate kinase, whose product MTADETPTTADEATPVVIKIGGASAVDPAGALADVAHLSANGRPVAVVHGGSTAVDETLEALGEEPTYVETPGGVVGRFTDETAMEAFTMAMAGTVNTDLVESLQNEGVDAVGLSGLDGKLLAGKRKSAVRVLEDGKKKIKRGDHSGTIESVNADLLKTLLAGGYVPVVGGPILGAESDGDYTAVNADADRAAAAVAGALGADLVVLTDVAGVYADPEDASTLIESATTEAAFEAIEDAAAGFMTKKVMAAKEALESGASSIVVADANANDPVLTALDGAGTTITPGAIGNTTATDGLEASVTDDAEGLETVVTDDADDERGVSES is encoded by the coding sequence ATGACCGCCGACGAGACGCCGACGACCGCCGACGAGGCGACGCCGGTCGTGATCAAGATCGGCGGTGCCAGCGCGGTTGATCCCGCGGGCGCGCTCGCCGACGTCGCGCACCTGTCGGCCAACGGTCGCCCGGTCGCGGTCGTCCACGGCGGTTCGACCGCCGTCGACGAGACGCTCGAGGCGCTCGGCGAGGAGCCGACCTACGTCGAGACGCCCGGCGGCGTCGTCGGCCGGTTCACCGACGAGACGGCGATGGAGGCGTTCACGATGGCGATGGCCGGGACGGTCAACACGGACCTCGTCGAGTCGCTGCAGAACGAGGGCGTCGACGCGGTCGGCCTCTCCGGTCTGGACGGCAAACTCCTCGCCGGAAAGCGCAAATCCGCCGTCAGGGTACTCGAGGACGGCAAGAAGAAGATCAAACGCGGCGACCACTCCGGGACGATCGAGTCGGTCAACGCCGACCTGCTGAAGACGCTCCTGGCCGGGGGATACGTCCCCGTCGTCGGCGGCCCGATCCTCGGCGCCGAGTCCGACGGGGACTACACCGCCGTCAACGCCGACGCCGATCGCGCGGCCGCGGCCGTCGCCGGCGCGCTCGGAGCCGACCTCGTCGTGCTGACCGACGTCGCCGGCGTCTACGCGGACCCCGAGGACGCGTCGACGCTGATCGAATCGGCGACGACCGAAGCCGCGTTCGAGGCGATCGAGGACGCCGCGGCGGGGTTCATGACGAAGAAGGTGATGGCGGCCAAGGAGGCCCTGGAAAGCGGCGCGTCGTCGATCGTCGTGGCCGATGCGAACGCGAACGACCCCGTCCTCACCGCCCTCGACGGGGCGGGGACGACGATCACGCCCGGAGCGATCGGAAACACGACTGCCACCGACGGTCTCGAGGCCAGCGTCACGGACGACGCCGAGGGCCTCGAGACCGTCGTCACGGACGACGCGGACGACGAACGCGGGGTGAGCGAGTCGTGA
- the argF gene encoding ornithine carbamoyltransferase: MSYQPNTDTTDATENPTGPTTSDPIHVTDVDDLSRDDLAAVLDLAAEYKTAQQRGWTHADLSGQTLGMLFEKPSTRTRVSFETGMTQLGGHAVFLGEDDIQLGNGEPIRDTARALSRYVDVIMARLFDHADLEELARYSDVSVINGLTDDAHPCQTLADLLTIREAVGPFEDVSVTWVGDGNNVAQSFALGCALAGIDCTIATPAGYGVDHAVVDRADEIGTPPTVTTDPEAAVEDADVVYTDVWVSMGQEAQREERLGAFEPYQVNDELLAAAPDDASVMHCLPAHRGEEITDEVLESDRALVWHQAENRLHAQKGLLGWLQP, encoded by the coding sequence ATGAGCTACCAGCCGAACACTGACACGACCGACGCGACCGAGAATCCGACCGGCCCGACCACCAGCGACCCGATCCACGTCACTGACGTCGACGACCTCTCGCGAGACGACCTCGCGGCCGTCCTCGACCTGGCCGCGGAGTACAAGACCGCACAGCAACGGGGCTGGACGCACGCCGATCTCTCGGGCCAGACGCTCGGCATGCTGTTCGAGAAGCCGAGTACGCGAACCCGCGTCTCGTTCGAGACGGGGATGACCCAGCTCGGCGGACACGCCGTCTTCCTGGGCGAAGACGACATCCAGCTGGGAAACGGCGAGCCGATACGTGACACCGCACGTGCGCTCTCTCGATACGTCGACGTGATCATGGCGCGCCTGTTCGACCACGCGGATCTCGAGGAACTCGCCCGGTACTCGGACGTATCGGTGATCAACGGGCTCACAGACGATGCACACCCATGTCAGACGCTGGCCGATCTCCTCACCATTCGGGAGGCCGTCGGTCCGTTCGAGGACGTCTCCGTGACCTGGGTCGGGGACGGGAACAACGTCGCCCAGTCGTTCGCTCTCGGTTGTGCGCTCGCCGGGATCGACTGCACGATCGCGACACCCGCGGGCTACGGCGTCGACCACGCGGTCGTCGATCGGGCCGACGAGATCGGAACGCCACCGACGGTAACGACCGATCCCGAGGCGGCGGTCGAGGACGCGGACGTCGTCTACACCGACGTCTGGGTGAGCATGGGTCAGGAAGCCCAGCGCGAGGAGCGCCTGGGGGCGTTCGAGCCCTATCAGGTGAACGACGAGCTACTCGCGGCGGCCCCCGACGACGCGTCGGTGATGCACTGTTTGCCGGCCCACCGCGGCGAGGAGATCACGGACGAGGTCCTCGAGAGCGACCGGGCGCTCGTCTGGCACCAGGCGGAGAATCGCCTTCACGCCCAGAAGGGGCTGCTCGGCTGGCTTCAGCCGTGA
- the thrC gene encoding threonine synthase — MDLSLTADPPSPPTAAREGVWLTCIECGAAFPPFDDVRYTCDDCGGLLEVGYANPPSLADAAGTGVWRYAGALPLDGGVTIQEGGTPLYRVPDLAEDVGVETLRIKHEGMNPTGSFKDRGMTVGVAVARELGVERLACASTGNTSAALAAYGSRAGMETLVLLPAGKVAAGKVAQASLHGARILEVDGNFDACLDLVQALADRGEAYLLNSLNPFRLEGQKTIGLEIVERFRADHGTVPDRIVLPVGNAGNTAALYKAVRELVWAGDLAVDDVPKLTGVQAEGAAPMVEAIEAGADAVRRWDEVETRATAIRIGNPVNAPKALPGIRETGGTAVAVSDTEITDAQRDLAESGIGVEPASAASLAGLRKLRADGVVGSDEEVVCLTTGHLLKDPDAAAAAGTDPEPVPVDLDGVLDHLLT, encoded by the coding sequence ATGGATCTCTCGCTGACTGCCGACCCGCCGTCGCCGCCGACGGCCGCCCGCGAGGGCGTCTGGCTCACCTGTATCGAGTGCGGAGCGGCGTTCCCGCCGTTCGACGACGTCCGCTACACCTGCGACGACTGTGGCGGCCTCCTCGAGGTGGGTTACGCCAACCCACCGTCACTCGCGGACGCCGCCGGGACGGGCGTCTGGCGCTACGCTGGCGCCCTCCCACTCGACGGTGGTGTGACGATTCAGGAGGGAGGGACGCCGCTGTACCGCGTCCCTGACCTGGCGGAGGACGTCGGTGTGGAGACCCTGCGGATCAAACACGAGGGAATGAACCCGACCGGATCGTTCAAGGATCGCGGGATGACCGTCGGCGTCGCGGTCGCGCGCGAACTCGGCGTCGAGCGCCTGGCCTGTGCCTCGACGGGTAACACGAGCGCCGCCCTCGCCGCGTACGGCTCGCGGGCGGGCATGGAGACGCTCGTCCTGCTCCCGGCCGGCAAGGTCGCGGCGGGGAAGGTCGCCCAGGCGAGCCTCCACGGCGCGCGCATCCTCGAGGTCGACGGCAACTTCGACGCCTGTCTCGACCTCGTCCAGGCGCTGGCCGACCGCGGCGAGGCCTATCTACTCAACTCGCTCAACCCGTTCCGCTTAGAGGGCCAGAAGACGATCGGCCTGGAGATCGTCGAACGGTTCCGCGCCGACCACGGGACCGTTCCCGACCGAATCGTCCTGCCCGTCGGCAACGCCGGCAACACGGCCGCGCTGTACAAGGCCGTCCGCGAACTCGTCTGGGCGGGCGACCTCGCGGTCGACGACGTGCCGAAACTCACCGGCGTGCAGGCCGAGGGTGCCGCGCCGATGGTCGAGGCGATCGAGGCCGGAGCCGACGCGGTCCGCCGGTGGGACGAGGTCGAGACGCGCGCCACGGCGATTCGGATCGGCAACCCGGTCAACGCGCCGAAAGCGCTGCCCGGCATCCGCGAGACGGGCGGGACCGCCGTCGCCGTCTCGGATACTGAGATCACCGACGCCCAGCGCGACCTCGCCGAGTCAGGCATCGGCGTCGAACCCGCCTCGGCCGCTTCGCTCGCCGGCCTGCGGAAACTGCGCGCCGACGGCGTCGTCGGGAGCGACGAGGAGGTCGTCTGTCTCACCACCGGCCACCTCCTCAAGGATCCTGACGCCGCGGCCGCGGCGGGAACGGATCCGGAACCGGTCCCGGTCGACCTCGACGGCGTGCTCGATCACCTGCTGACGTAA
- a CDS encoding TM2 domain-containing protein, translating into MSSEEEVSSDTPETGSDGSDDGSTGSSPTKGPDEVFCSSCGNVIKEDAEICPDCGVRQKRATTVEKNPGLAAAASFLWTGLGQVYNGQIGKGIGFIVLQMVNVLLMFVLIGLITFPLTWIYGIYDAYKTAEKINEGKIEP; encoded by the coding sequence ATGTCTTCAGAAGAAGAAGTCAGTTCGGATACACCCGAAACGGGTTCGGACGGCAGTGACGACGGTTCCACCGGGTCGTCACCGACGAAAGGCCCCGACGAAGTGTTCTGTTCGAGCTGTGGCAACGTGATCAAGGAAGATGCTGAAATCTGTCCAGACTGTGGGGTTCGCCAGAAACGTGCGACCACCGTCGAAAAGAATCCTGGACTGGCCGCGGCGGCATCGTTCCTCTGGACAGGTCTGGGACAGGTGTACAACGGACAGATCGGAAAGGGAATCGGCTTCATCGTCCTGCAGATGGTCAACGTCCTCTTGATGTTCGTCCTGATCGGCCTGATCACCTTCCCGCTCACCTGGATCTACGGCATCTACGACGCCTACAAGACGGCCGAGAAGATCAACGAAGGCAAGATCGAGCCGTAA
- a CDS encoding aspartate aminotransferase family protein — protein sequence MSGFVYSQKPITIDSGDGVTLTSDDGTEYLDFGASYACTPVGHCHPNVVGAIQEQASELLFVQGSYPVETRSTLTAQLAALAPGDIENVWLCNSGTEANEAALKFARSATDGTKIVAARDAFHGRTAASLSATWKPKYKAPYEPLLEDHVEFVPYGDATALEAAVDDETAAVILEPVQGEGGVNPAPAGYLRAAREVTAETGSALIFDEIQTGLGRTGSFWACENDTLVDSPVVPDILTSAKGIASGLPIGATLCADWVAEGAASHGSTFSGNPLVAAAATATLDVIVDEDLAANAAAVGETLVDELETADLPIDEVRGLGLMCGLEVGRGANRVLRDLALEHEILALPAGRTVVRLLPPLTIDESQAHAVVDALEDELAGTAD from the coding sequence GTGAGCGGATTCGTCTACTCCCAGAAGCCGATCACGATAGACTCGGGCGACGGTGTCACGCTGACGAGCGACGACGGCACCGAGTACCTCGATTTCGGCGCGAGCTACGCCTGCACGCCCGTCGGTCACTGCCACCCGAACGTGGTCGGCGCGATACAGGAACAGGCGAGTGAGTTGCTCTTCGTCCAGGGGTCGTACCCGGTCGAGACGCGCTCGACGCTCACGGCCCAACTCGCCGCGCTCGCCCCGGGCGATATCGAGAACGTCTGGCTCTGTAACTCGGGGACCGAGGCCAACGAGGCGGCGCTGAAGTTCGCCCGTAGCGCGACCGACGGGACGAAGATCGTCGCCGCGCGCGACGCGTTCCACGGCCGCACCGCCGCCAGTCTCTCGGCGACCTGGAAACCGAAGTACAAAGCGCCGTACGAGCCGCTACTCGAGGATCACGTCGAGTTCGTCCCCTACGGAGACGCGACGGCGCTCGAAGCCGCGGTCGACGACGAGACGGCCGCGGTCATCCTCGAACCCGTCCAGGGTGAGGGCGGCGTCAACCCAGCGCCGGCGGGCTACCTGCGCGCGGCCCGCGAGGTCACCGCCGAGACCGGGTCGGCGCTGATCTTCGACGAGATCCAGACCGGCCTCGGCCGCACCGGGTCGTTCTGGGCCTGCGAGAACGACACGCTCGTCGATTCACCGGTCGTCCCCGACATTCTGACGTCCGCGAAGGGCATCGCGAGCGGGCTCCCGATCGGCGCGACGCTCTGTGCGGATTGGGTCGCCGAAGGCGCCGCCTCGCACGGGTCGACCTTCTCCGGGAATCCACTGGTCGCCGCGGCGGCGACCGCGACGCTCGACGTCATCGTCGACGAGGACCTCGCGGCCAACGCGGCGGCCGTCGGCGAGACGCTCGTCGACGAACTCGAGACGGCCGACCTGCCGATCGACGAAGTCCGCGGCCTGGGCCTCATGTGTGGCCTCGAGGTGGGTCGCGGGGCGAACCGCGTCCTGCGCGACCTCGCGCTGGAGCACGAAATCCTCGCGCTGCCCGCCGGGCGCACGGTCGTCCGCCTGCTGCCGCCGCTGACGATCGACGAATCGCAGGCACACGCCGTCGTCGACGCGCTCGAAGACGAACTCGCGGGGACGGCTGACTGA